From a single Apium graveolens cultivar Ventura chromosome 2, ASM990537v1, whole genome shotgun sequence genomic region:
- the LOC141687928 gene encoding uncharacterized protein LOC141687928 → MSNLTKLEFNALDVTRKNYLTWILDAEIHLCAMGLGDTIKERNKTSEQEKEKAMIFLYHHLDEGLTTEYLLKLCGENITDKDMLEKTYSIFHAINMLMRQQYRERGFQKYSELISVLLLAEKINELLIKNHQARPTDSTPFHEVIVVTINDLGPSKQSGRGRGRGRGRGRGRGFGRARGYARGRGFLHGRGHNNKKILKF, encoded by the exons ATGTCGAACCTTACAAAACTTGAGTTCAACGCACTTGATGTCACCAGGAAGAATTACTTGACATGGATTTTGGATGCGGAAATCCATCTTTGCGCTATGGGTCTTGGTGACACAATTAAAGAAAGGAACAAAACTTCTGAGCAAGAAAAAGAAAAAGCTATGATATTCCTCTACCACCACCTTGATGAAGGATTGACAACCGAATATTTG CTGAAATTATGTGGTGAAAATATAACTGATAAAGATATGTTGGAGAAAACTTACTCCATATTCCACGCCATTAATATGCTCATGCGGCAGCAATATCGTGAAAGAGGGTTTCAGAAATATTCCGAGCTTATATCAGTCTTGCTTCTTGCTGAGAAAATTAATGAACTATTGATAAAAAATCATCAAGCCCGTCCAACTGATTCAACACCATTCCATGAAGTGATTGTTGTTACCATTAATGATCTTGGGCCAAGTAAGCAATCTGGGCGTGGAAGAGGGCGTGGGCGTGGAAGAGGGCGTGGGCGTGGATTTGGGCGTGCTCGTGGATATGCTCGTGGTCGTGGTTTCTTACATGGACGAGGtcataataataaaaaaattctcaaattttaa